From Ipomoea triloba cultivar NCNSP0323 chromosome 5, ASM357664v1, the proteins below share one genomic window:
- the LOC116019108 gene encoding GATA transcription factor 5-like, translating into MLYPTSHHSHFSPLSSLSLLPPPPPSSLQAVMECVELGAIKRFFRPQAALKMTHQQGYLENEFAAACNGQAGAGAISGDDLFVDELLNLSNEFVEAEEKKEEEEKVDEKPVEKREECVENLSVTLASVSPQKGEREAEAVSFPVTDDFASVPGSELSVPTDDLDNLEWLSHFVEESFSDEYSLTCPAGKLLPLPSEKNNHLSRSETPVQGKPSFISPVQTKARTKRARTGVRVWPVGAPPSFTESSASSSSSSSSSSTTTLSSSPPNRWFMDQLIGKPVAKKPSMHSAQQSRRCSHCGVQKTPQWRAGPLGAKTLCNACGVRFKSGRLLPEYRPACSPTFSRELHSNNHRKVLEMRRKKEAETGPGLGSPVQSF; encoded by the exons ATGCTTTACCCAACTTCTCACCACTCCCATTTCTCCCCTCTTAGCTCTCTCTCCCTTCTCCCACCGCCGCCTCCCTCATCCCTTCAG GCTGTAATGGAGTGCGTTGAATTAGGTGCAATTAAGAGGTTTTTTAGGCCACAGGCGGCCTTGAAAATGACTCACCAGCAAGGCTATTTGGAGAATGAGTTTGCCGCGGCCTGTAACGGTCAGGCCGGCGCCGGCGCCATTTCCGGCGATGACTTGTTCGTGGACGAGCTTCTTAACTTGTCTAATGAGTTTGTTGAGGCGGAGgagaagaaggaggaggaggagaaagtGGATGAGAAACCGGTGGAAAAACGTGAAGAATGTGTTGAGAATTTATCAGTAACGCTTGCCTCTGTTTCGCCgcaaaaaggagagagagaagcGGAGGCCGTTAGTTTTCCGGTGACGGATGATTTTGCTTCTGTTCCTGGTAGCGAGCTCAGTGTTCCG ACGGATGATTTGGATAACCTGGAATGGCTATCTCATTTTGTTGAAGAGTCATTTTCCGATGAGTACTCGCTCACGTGCCCCGCCGGAAAACTGTTGCCGTTACCTTCGGAGAAGAATAACCACCTCTCCCGGTCTGAAACTCCGGTTCAAGGCAAACCGAGCTTCATCTCCCCTGTTCAAACCAAAGCTCGGACAAAACGAGCCAGAACCGGCGTCCGAGTTTGGCCGGTCGGAGCACCGCCGTCATTCACGGAATCCTCAGCCTCCTCCTCATCGTCCTCTTCGTCTTCCTCAACCACTACCTTATCGTCTTCGCCTCCAAACCGGTGGTTTATGGATCAGCTCATAGGCAAGCCGGTGGCGAAGAAGCCGAGCATGCATTCGGCTCAGCAGTCGCGCCGCTGCAGCCACTGCGGCGTTCAGAAGACGCCGCAGTGGCGCGCCGGTCCACTCGGCGCCAAGACGCTCTGCAATGCCTGCGGCGTACGGTTCAAGTCGGGTCGGCTCTTACCCGAGTACCGACCGGCTTGCAGCCCCACCTTCTCGCGCGAGCTGCACTCTAACAACCACCGGAAAGTTCTGGAGATGCGGCGGAAGAAGGAGGCGGAAACCGGACCCGGTTTGGGTTCTCCGGTTCAGAGTTTTTGA